From the Myxococcales bacterium genome, the window GAACCCGGGGGCAAAGGCAGCCCGATCGCAAACCACATCGCCTTCGAAATCGAAGACTACGCCGCCGTCAAGTCGAGCCTCGAGCAGGCCGGGCTCGAGGTCATGGCACTGGGTGCCGAGGCCGGTCAAATGTTCGTCCGCGATCCCCACGGAAACACGGTCGAGTTCATTCAGCCCGGCGGTAGAGTGGGAACCGTCGAAAAAGACGACGCGTAACATTCGGGAAGGCGAGGGCGCAATGAACCTCTACATCGTTCGCCACGGAGAAGCCGAGCCGGGCAACAACGACGCAGCGCGCATGCTGACGGACCGGGGCAGGTCCGACATCGAAAGCGTCGCCGCGGCAGTGTCCCAACACGGCGCGACCGTCCGCCAAATCCGCCACAGCGGCAGAGCACGCGCGAGAGAGACCGCAGAAATTTTCGCGCGGGTTCTCGATCCACCCGCCGGAGTCATCATCGCTGCGGGAATCCACCCGGAAGATCCAGTAGACCCAATCGCAGCTTCCCTGTTCGGCGAGCGAGAATCGCTAATGCTCGTCGGCCACCTCCCATTCGTCGCCCATCTAGTGGGTCTGCTGACCCAGGGAGATTCGAACCGAACACCGGTGAACTTCCCCGCCGGCACAGTTGCATGCTTGACCGGTGAAGACGAC encodes:
- the sixA gene encoding phosphohistidine phosphatase SixA, whose product is MNLYIVRHGEAEPGNNDAARMLTDRGRSDIESVAAAVSQHGATVRQIRHSGRARARETAEIFARVLDPPAGVIIAAGIHPEDPVDPIAASLFGERESLMLVGHLPFVAHLVGLLTQGDSNRTPVNFPAGTVACLTGEDDRWELVWTESPG
- a CDS encoding VOC family protein, whose protein sequence is MTKGAHHISLTINDLAAAQEFYGGLLGLPEIERPQVGIQGTWYQAGAVQLHLIKLPEGMQCDEPGGKGSPIANHIAFEIEDYAAVKSSLEQAGLEVMALGAEAGQMFVRDPHGNTVEFIQPGGRVGTVEKDDA